GCGGGCGCTCAGGCGGTCGCGATGGAAGTCTCGTCGCATGCGCTGCATCAGGGGCGCGTGAACGGCACCGCGTTCGACGTCGCGGTGTTCACGAACCTCACGCAGGATCACCTCGATTACCACCGCACGTTCGACGCCTACGAGGCCGCGAAGGCAAAGCTCTTCGCCTGGCGCGGGCTGCATTGCGCGGTTGTCAATCGCGACGATCCGGCCGGCCGCCGCCTGCTCGCGAATCTCGTCGGCCGCGTGAGGACGATCGCGTACGGCATCGATGCGCCGGCGCAAGGCGCCGACGCCGATCGCGAGCTCGTCGCGACGAACGTCCGCGCGACCGCGACGGGCACCGCGTTTCGCGTGACTTCGCCGTGGGGCGAAGCGGACGTCGAGGTCGGCACGCTCGGCACGTTCAACGTGAGCAATCTGCTCGCGGTGCTCGGCACGCTGCTCGCGGCCGACGTGCCGTTCGACGCGGCGCTCGCCGAAATCGAGCGGCTCGAATCGGTCAACGGCCGGATGCAGCGGCTCGGCGGCCGGCTGCAGAACGACGAGCCGCTCGTCGTCGTCGATTACGCGCACACGCCGGACGCGCTCGAGAAGACGCTCGAAGCGCTGCGCCCGATCGCGCAGGCGCGCGGCGGCGAGCTCGTCTGCATGTTCGGCTGCGGCGGCGACCGCGACGCGACGAAGCGCCCGCTGATGGGCGCGATCGCCGAGCGGCTCGCGGACAAGGTCGTCGTGACGAGCGACAACCCGCGCAGCGAGGAGCCGCAGAAGATCATCGATCAGATCGTCGCCGGCATGCGGGACGCCGCGAACGCGCGCCGAGTCGAGGACCGCGCGAGCGCGATCCTGCAGGCCGTGCGCGGCGCCGCGCGCGAGGACGTCGTGCTGCTCGCCGGCAAGGGGCACGAGGCGACGCAGGAGATCATGGGCAAGAAGCGTGCGTTCTCCGATCAGGATCACGCGCGCCTCGCGCTCGCCGCGCGCACGACGCAGACTCGCGGAGGCGGCGAATGACGATGCTGACCTTGCGCGAAGCCGCAGCGATGATCCCCGGCGCGACCGTGCTCGGCGACGAGCGCGCGTCGTTCGAGCGGGTGTCGACGGACAGCCGCTCGGCGGGGCCGGGCGATCTGTTCGTCGCGCTGAAGGGGGAGCGTTTCGATGCGCACGACTTCGTCGGCGACGTCGCCGCGCGCGGCGCGAGCGCCGCGATCGTGTCGCGCAGCACGGGCGAATGGAATCTGCCCGCGCTGAAGGTGGCCGATACGCGCGCCGCGCTCGGCGCGCTCGCGCACGGCTGGCGGATGCGCTTTTCGATGCCGCTCGTCGCGGTGACGGGCAGCAACGGCAAGACGACCGTGAAGGAGATGATCGCGTCGATTTTCGCCGCGGCGGTCGGCGTGCGCGCGCGTCTTGCCACCGCAGGCAATTTCAACAACGACGTCGGCCTGCCGCTCACGCTGCTGCGCTTGAACGCCGCGCATCGGCTCGCGGTCGTCGAGCTTGGAATGAACCACCCGGGCGAGACCGACGCGCTCGCGAAAATCGCCGCGCCGACGGTCGCGCTCGTCAACAACGCGCAGCGCGAGCATCAGGAATTCATGGCGACGGTCGAGGCGGTCGCGCTCGAGCACGCGGCCGTCATCCATGCACTCGGCCCGGACGGCGTCGCGGTGTTTCCGGCCGATGACGCGTATGCGGGCATCTGGCGCGTCGCGGCGACCGGCAACCGGATCGTCGATTTCGCGCTGCACGGGCTCGGGCGCGACACGCCCGCCGCGGTGACGGGCGTGCTCGACGGCAGCCGGCTCGCGATCGACACGCCCGACGGCCGCGTCGACGTGCGCCTCTATGCGCTCGGCGAGCACAACGCGCGCAACGCGCTCGCCGCGACCGCGGCGGCGCTCGCGGCCGGCGTGCCGCTCGCGGCGGTCAAGGCGGGGCTCGAGGCGTTCGCGCCGGTGAAGGGGCGGCTGCAGGTGACGCACGCGGCGCTCGGTTCGCTCGCGGGCGCGACGGTGATCGACGACACCTACAACGCGAACCCCGATTCGATGCGCGCCGCGATCGACGTGCTCGCCGCGTGCTCGGCGCCGCGCGTGCTCGTGATCGGCGAGATGGGCGAGGTCGGCGACGAAGGGCCGGCGTTCCACCGCGAGATCGGCGCGTATGCGCGCGAGCGCGGGATCGATGCGCTCTTCGCGCTCGGCGCGGCGACGCTGCCCGCGTGCGAGGCGTACGGCGCGTCCGCGCGGCATTTCGACGACGCGGCGGCGCTGGTCGCCGCGCTCGTCGCCGAGCACTTCGGCGCACACGCGACGCTGCTCGTGAAGGGCTCGCGGTTCATGAAGATGGAGCGCGTGGTCGACGCGCTCGCGAACGAAACCGCGTCGGGCGCAGCGCCCGGCGCACACTGACGAAGGAAGTAAGCATGCTGCTGGCGTTGGCGCAATGGCTGCAAGGTGACGCAAGCTTTTTGCGCTTGTTCACGTACCTGACGTTCCGGG
Above is a window of Burkholderia thailandensis E264 DNA encoding:
- the murF gene encoding UDP-N-acetylmuramoyl-tripeptide--D-alanyl-D-alanine ligase gives rise to the protein MTMLTLREAAAMIPGATVLGDERASFERVSTDSRSAGPGDLFVALKGERFDAHDFVGDVAARGASAAIVSRSTGEWNLPALKVADTRAALGALAHGWRMRFSMPLVAVTGSNGKTTVKEMIASIFAAAVGVRARLATAGNFNNDVGLPLTLLRLNAAHRLAVVELGMNHPGETDALAKIAAPTVALVNNAQREHQEFMATVEAVALEHAAVIHALGPDGVAVFPADDAYAGIWRVAATGNRIVDFALHGLGRDTPAAVTGVLDGSRLAIDTPDGRVDVRLYALGEHNARNALAATAAALAAGVPLAAVKAGLEAFAPVKGRLQVTHAALGSLAGATVIDDTYNANPDSMRAAIDVLAACSAPRVLVIGEMGEVGDEGPAFHREIGAYARERGIDALFALGAATLPACEAYGASARHFDDAAALVAALVAEHFGAHATLLVKGSRFMKMERVVDALANETASGAAPGAH
- a CDS encoding UDP-N-acetylmuramoyl-L-alanyl-D-glutamate--2,6-diaminopimelate ligase, giving the protein MSAARSSHPAHQQIAAALAWLRAHVASGAQLHADTRSLQAGDVFVAYAVDGADNRPFIADALARGAAAVLYQPEGFPAAGLDPATSLAVPALDALAGDIASGWYGDPSDAMFAVGVTGTNGKTSCTQWIAAALTALREPCAVIGTLGSGMPGQLVHTGFTTPDAPQLQRSLAQLRDAGAQAVAMEVSSHALHQGRVNGTAFDVAVFTNLTQDHLDYHRTFDAYEAAKAKLFAWRGLHCAVVNRDDPAGRRLLANLVGRVRTIAYGIDAPAQGADADRELVATNVRATATGTAFRVTSPWGEADVEVGTLGTFNVSNLLAVLGTLLAADVPFDAALAEIERLESVNGRMQRLGGRLQNDEPLVVVDYAHTPDALEKTLEALRPIAQARGGELVCMFGCGGDRDATKRPLMGAIAERLADKVVVTSDNPRSEEPQKIIDQIVAGMRDAANARRVEDRASAILQAVRGAAREDVVLLAGKGHEATQEIMGKKRAFSDQDHARLALAARTTQTRGGGE